A section of the Falco peregrinus isolate bFalPer1 chromosome 3, bFalPer1.pri, whole genome shotgun sequence genome encodes:
- the NUP153 gene encoding nuclear pore complex protein Nup153 isoform X6, which yields MASGGGGGGLGGGGKIRTRRYHLGASKPPYARSKQQGIISRVTESVKNMVPGWLQKYFNRNEDECVDANESTNQEENPVNYHHDYANEDNIVIDGRVTPESARINLEEPSTSRSALNFSDVLTRPSLHRSHLNCTILDSSVPHCQPSTSSSLGIGSPGLSLVKEIKDSTSQHDDDNISTTSGFSSRASDKDITVSKNTSAPLLWSTEAERSHSLSQHPAASSKKPAFNLSAFGSPSPSLGNTSVFKTSQLGDSPFYPGKTTYGGAAAAARETKARIAPYQPPVRRQMKAKQASVQSYGVTSSTARRILQSLEKMSSPLADAKRIPSSVSSPLSSPVDRNLLNITSFQSKRKQMESQHPPVQKLVTPKAISLPGSRTQYFKPSLTPATDSSKIHQRVDIKHKGMREKSSPAEQRIKPSESSVTHPKFSTPASNGLSAGGGVGGGGGKMRRERGVHYVSKPGQEQEEVEEPVLPKVPLPISTASLPSFNFTFLTSSSVSSSPSTVSTAVMNKVQPASNVGSPVFRFSSPIVKSTEAEVLPPLSMGFTFSVPVVKSAELSGSSDTPVTSFLTLDTATVNSISNKKEKEEEYDGPSKPVKVLKEGSVLDILKSPGFTSVKTHSPTSAQPVTSTVVYTRPAISSFSAVKDTSKQVSSFWQSDLHDPCLQNKTTDGKCVTCEAAKVSTVESTKQTISSSPCVASKAAVPTAGTLGFEDKFKTAPNTWDCDTCLVQNKPEATKCIACETPKPGTGVMPALTLPVVTDNSVTVTSSSTSTDTAVTLGFGDKFNKPKGSWDCAVCLVSNKAEDSKCVACQSEKPGSSVPVTSSSVSTFSASSGGFLDLDKFKKPEGSWDCEVCLVQNKAEATKCIACECAKPGTKAEVKGFGTAPVSTNAAMPSFTFGVQSSSSESAHTLGSTGNFKFGEQGSFKFGIASESASSNTVTGGFKFPASSGDFKFGLSSSDSKSDDSKKENKTNSFTFGLPSTSSQAPSTFQFGTASLGQQEKKEEPVLGGFGFGTSSTSSIATNENKTGVSGFTFGTVAEKEGASPAFPFKKSDEKKDDTLSTKGGFSFGSVESAPASQFVLGRTEEKQDSVTSAASLAFGKKADNEELKAQPIFSAGTAEHTKEESTAKPMFNFSFVKPSEKESEQAKPSFAFGAQTSTSDQGAAKPSFSFLSSSSSSTVVPTTSANSSSMFGSTLSSSNPLPVPAPFVFGQPSNTVSSSVFGSSAESAASQSFGFSQENKPATTSSSTGTAHASFLFGPGASSTNAANSGFTFGATTTSSSTGASSSFVFGSGPPAPAAGPAFGATQPPAFGQSQGSSQPSAPSFGSLSTTLFSASAQPAPPAFGAVTSSTQPSVFGQQATPQPGFGSATPSTGSVFQFGSNTSNFNFPSNPRIFTFGANSPALAAPAQPSGSSGFPFSQPAAFTVGTNGKNVFSASGSSVSGRKIKTAVRRRK from the exons caGGGAATCATTAGCAGAGTGACAGAATCAGTGAAAAACATGGTACCAGGATGGTTACAGAAGTATTTCAATAGAAATGAAGATGAATGTGTAGATGCAAATGAATCTACGAACCAGGAAGAGAATCCAGTAAACTATCACCATGATTATGCAAATGAAGATAACATAGTGATTGATGGGAGAGTGACGCCTGAATCAGCAAGAATTAATTTAGAAG AACCATCCACGAGCAGATCTGCATTGAACTTCTCAGATGTGTTAACAAGGCCCTCTCTTCATCGAAGCCATTTGAACTGTACCATATTGGATTCCTCAGTACCACATTGTCAGCCCTCTACATCTTCTTCACTTGGCATTGGCAGTCCTGGACTGTCtcttgtaaaagaaataaaagattctACCTCTCAGCATGACGACGATAACATCTCAACAACCAGTGGCTTCTCCTCTAGAGCATCTGATAAAG ATATCACAGtttcaaaaaatacttcagcacCACTACTCTGGTCCACAGAAGCTGAAAGATCTCATTCTCTCTCGCAACATCCTGCAGCTAGCTCTAAAAAACCTGCGTTCAATTTATCTGCTTTTGGATCTCCCTCACCT TCACTTGGAAACACTTCTGTCTTTAAGACAAGCCAGCTTGGGGATTCTCCGTTTTACCCTGGAAAGACCACTTATGGTGgcgcagctgcagcagcaagggagACAAAAGCGCGAATTGCTCCTTATCAG CCACCAGTAAGGAGACAAATGAAAGCGAAACAAGCAAGTGTGCAATCCTATGGCGTGACAAGTTCCACAGCGCGGCGTATCTTGCAGTCACTGGAGAAGATGTCAAGTCCTTTGGCG GATGCTAAAAGGATTCCGTCTTCTGTTTCTAGTCCACTGTCTTCT cCTGTGGACAGGAACTTGCTGAATATTACTAGCTTCCAATCCAAGCGCAAACAG ATGGAATCACAGCACCCACCTGTCCAGAAACTCGTGACACCAAAGGCGATCTCTCTGCCAGGGAGTCGGACCCAGTATTTTAAACCATCTCTGACTCCAGCTACTGATTCCAGCAAAATTCACCAGAGGGTGGATATAAAGCACAAA GGCATGAGAGAGAAGAGTTCTCCTGCAGAACAGAGAATAAAACCATCTGAAAG CAGTGTGACCCACCCCAAATTCAGTACTCCTGCATCCAATGGTCtgtctgcaggaggaggagtTGGTGGTGGCGGTGGCAAGATGAGAAGGGAAAGAGGGGTACACTATGTATCAAAACCTGGACAAGAACAAGAG GAAGTGGAGGAACCGGTACTACCAAAAGTACCCCTACCCATCAGTACTGCATCGCTGCCTTCCTTCAACTTTACTTTCCTTACCAGTAGTAGTGTCTCATCATCACCGAGCACTGTTTCCACAGCAGTGATGAACAAG gtaCAACCAGCAAGTAATGTTGGCAGTCCTGTGTTCAGATTTTCATCTCCAATTGTGAAATCTACTGAGGCAGAAGTGCTACCTCCATTGTCT ATGGGGTTTACATTTAGTGTTCCTGTTGTAAAATCAGCAGAGCTTTCTGGATCCAGTGATACACCAGTGACGTCCTTCCTTACTCTAG atactgCCACTGTAAACAGCATCAGcaataagaaggaaaaagaagaagaatacGATGGCCCCTCCAAACCTGTGAAGGTCTTAAAGGAAGGAAGTGTGTTAGACATTCTAAAAAGCCCTG gtTTTACATCTGTGAAAACACACTCTCCAACATCTGCACAGCCTGTTACAAGCACAGTGGTCTATACAAGGCCTGCAATAAGTAGTTTTTCTGCAGTTAAAGACACCTCTAAACAAGTATCCTCATTTTGGCAGTCTGACCTACATGACCCATGTCTGCAGAACAAAACTACAGATGGCAAATGTGTAACATGCGAAGCTGCTAAAGTGTCCACAGTTGAGAGTACGAAACAGACAATAAGCTCAAGTCCATGTGTCGCCTCTAAGGCAGCCGTCCCTACAGCAGGGACACTGGGCTTTGAAGACAAATTTAAAACAGCACCCAACACATGGGATTGTGATACCTGTCTGGTCCAGAACAAACCTGAAGCTACGAAATGTATAGCATGTGAGACACCAAAGCCTGGAACGGGAGTAATGCCTGCTCTGACATTGCCAGTGGTCACAGACAACTCGGTGACAGTGACATCGTCTTCCACCAGCACTGACACAGCAGTCACTTTGGGGTTTGGAGACAAATTTAACAAGCCAAAAGGGTCTTGGGACTGTGCGGTGTGCCTTGTATCAAATAAGGCAGAAGACAGCAAATGTGTAGCTTGTCAGTCCGAGAAACCAG GGAGTTCAGTGCCTGTCACCAGTAGCAGTGTTTCTAcgttttctgcttcttctggaGGATTTCTGGATTTAGACAAATTCAAAAAGCCCGAAGGAAGCTGGGACTGTGAGGTCTGCTTGGTCCAAAACAAAGCGGAAGCCACAAAATGTATAGCCTGTGAATGTGCAAAGCCAGGCACCAAAGCAGAGGTCAAAG GCTTTGGTACTGCTCCTGTGTCCACAAATGCTGCAATGCCATCATTTACCTTTGGTGTCCAGTCGTCCTCCTCTGAATCTGCTCATACGTTGGGTAGCACAGGAAACTTTAAATTTGGAGAACAGGGGAGCTTCAAGTTTGGCATTGCGTCCGAATCTGCATCCTCCAACACTGTGACTGGGGGATTTAAGTTTCCTGCTAGTTCAGGGGACTTCAAATTTGGACTTTCTTCCTCAGACTCTAAATCAGAtgacagtaaaaaagaaaataaaactaacagTTTTACCTTTGGACTTCCATCTACAAGCAGTCAGGCTCCTTCAACATTTCAGTTTGGGACAGCGAGCCTGGGacagcaggagaagaaagaggaacCAGTTTTGGGAGGCTTTGGTTTTGGCACAAGTTCGACTTCTTCCATAGCTACCAATGAGAATAAGACTGGAGTCAGTGGCTTCACTTTTGGAACTGTGGCAGAAAAGGAGGGAGCATCACCTGCGTTTCCATTTAAGAAATCAGATGAGAAAAAGGATGACACCCTTTCAACAAAGGGAGGCTTCTCTTTCGGCAGTGTGGAGTCTGCACCTGCCTCACAGTTTGTTTTGGGAaggacagaagagaaacaggacTCTGTCACTTCTGCTGCTTCACTAGCATTTGGAAAGAAAGCTGACAATGAAGAGTTAAAGGCACAACCTATCTTTTCAGCTGGGACCGCTGAGCATACCAAAGAGGAGAGCACAGCAAAACCTATGttcaatttcagttttgttaaacCATCAGAGAAGGAAAGTGAGCAGGCAAAGCCATCTTTCGCGTTTGGGGCACAAACCAGTACTTCAG ATCAAGGAGCAGCAAAGCCATCCTTCAGCTTCTTGAGCTCTAGTTCCTCCAGCACAGTCGTACCCACCACTTCAGCCAACAGCAGCAGTATGTTTGGCAGCACGCTCTCTTCCTCAAATCCTCTGCCGGTTCCCGCTCCCTTCGTGTTTGGACAACCCAGTAACACTGTGAGCAGCTCTGTTTTTGGCAGTTCCGCAGAATCTGCAGCGTCTCAGTCATTTGGCTTCTctcaagaaaacaaaccagcaacCACATCTTCTAGCACTGGCACGGCTCatgcttcatttctctttggTCCGGGAGCCAGCAGTACCAATGCAGCGAATTCAGGCTTTACCTTTGGAGCCACAACCACATCGAGTTCCACAG GGGCGTCCTCTTCGTTTGTGTTTGGCTCTGGGCCTCCAGCgcctgctgctggcccagcaTTTGGTGCCACTCAGCCACCGGCGTTTGGCCAGAGCCAGGGGTCCAGCCAGCCCAGCGCCCCAAGTTTTGGATCGCTGTCGACAACGTTGTTTTCAGCTAGTGCTcagcctgctcctcctgccttcGGCGCGGTGAcgagcagcacccagccctcaGTGTTCGGGCAGCAAGCGACCCCGCAGCCGGGTTTTGGCTCTGCTACCCCCAGTACCG GTTCTGTATTCCAGTTTGGAAGCAATACTTCTAATTTCAACTTTCCAAGTAACCCAAGAATATTTACTTTTGGTGCAAATTCTCCTGCGCTGGCAGCACCGGCCCAGCCTTCTGGCTCTTCGGGATTTCCGttcagccagcctgcagcattTACAGTGGG GACTaatgggaaaaatgttttctctgcctCTGGATCTTCGGTTTCTGGTCGGAAGATAAAGACTGCAGTTAGACGTAGAAAATAA
- the NUP153 gene encoding nuclear pore complex protein Nup153 isoform X3: protein MASGGGGGGLGGGGKIRTRRYHLGASKPPYARSKQGIISRVTESVKNMVPGWLQKYFNRNEDECVDANESTNQEENPVNYHHDYANEDNIVIDGRVTPESARINLEEPSTSRSALNFSDVLTRPSLHRSHLNCTILDSSVPHCQPSTSSSLGIGSPGLSLVKEIKDSTSQHDDDNISTTSGFSSRASDKDITVSKNTSAPLLWSTEAERSHSLSQHPAASSKKPAFNLSAFGSPSPSLGNTSVFKTSQLGDSPFYPGKTTYGGAAAAARETKARIAPYQPPVRRQMKAKQASVQSYGVTSSTARRILQSLEKMSSPLADAKRIPSSVSSPLSSPVDRNLLNITSFQSKRKQVTCLVHEGVVDIVFWTVGRLLVLSLTASFWTSCPAVDEQMESQHPPVQKLVTPKAISLPGSRTQYFKPSLTPATDSSKIHQRVDIKHKGMREKSSPAEQRIKPSESSVTHPKFSTPASNGLSAGGGVGGGGGKMRRERGVHYVSKPGQEQEEVEEPVLPKVPLPISTASLPSFNFTFLTSSSVSSSPSTVSTAVMNKVQPASNVGSPVFRFSSPIVKSTEAEVLPPLSQMGFTFSVPVVKSAELSGSSDTPVTSFLTLDTATVNSISNKKEKEEEYDGPSKPVKVLKEGSVLDILKSPGFTSVKTHSPTSAQPVTSTVVYTRPAISSFSAVKDTSKQVSSFWQSDLHDPCLQNKTTDGKCVTCEAAKVSTVESTKQTISSSPCVASKAAVPTAGTLGFEDKFKTAPNTWDCDTCLVQNKPEATKCIACETPKPGTGVMPALTLPVVTDNSVTVTSSSTSTDTAVTLGFGDKFNKPKGSWDCAVCLVSNKAEDSKCVACQSEKPGSSVPVTSSSVSTFSASSGGFLDLDKFKKPEGSWDCEVCLVQNKAEATKCIACECAKPGTKAEVKGFGTAPVSTNAAMPSFTFGVQSSSSESAHTLGSTGNFKFGEQGSFKFGIASESASSNTVTGGFKFPASSGDFKFGLSSSDSKSDDSKKENKTNSFTFGLPSTSSQAPSTFQFGTASLGQQEKKEEPVLGGFGFGTSSTSSIATNENKTGVSGFTFGTVAEKEGASPAFPFKKSDEKKDDTLSTKGGFSFGSVESAPASQFVLGRTEEKQDSVTSAASLAFGKKADNEELKAQPIFSAGTAEHTKEESTAKPMFNFSFVKPSEKESEQAKPSFAFGAQTSTSDQGAAKPSFSFLSSSSSSTVVPTTSANSSSMFGSTLSSSNPLPVPAPFVFGQPSNTVSSSVFGSSAESAASQSFGFSQENKPATTSSSTGTAHASFLFGPGASSTNAANSGFTFGATTTSSSTGASSSFVFGSGPPAPAAGPAFGATQPPAFGQSQGSSQPSAPSFGSLSTTLFSASAQPAPPAFGAVTSSTQPSVFGQQATPQPGFGSATPSTGSVFQFGSNTSNFNFPSNPRIFTFGANSPALAAPAQPSGSSGFPFSQPAAFTVGTNGKNVFSASGSSVSGRKIKTAVRRRK from the exons GGAATCATTAGCAGAGTGACAGAATCAGTGAAAAACATGGTACCAGGATGGTTACAGAAGTATTTCAATAGAAATGAAGATGAATGTGTAGATGCAAATGAATCTACGAACCAGGAAGAGAATCCAGTAAACTATCACCATGATTATGCAAATGAAGATAACATAGTGATTGATGGGAGAGTGACGCCTGAATCAGCAAGAATTAATTTAGAAG AACCATCCACGAGCAGATCTGCATTGAACTTCTCAGATGTGTTAACAAGGCCCTCTCTTCATCGAAGCCATTTGAACTGTACCATATTGGATTCCTCAGTACCACATTGTCAGCCCTCTACATCTTCTTCACTTGGCATTGGCAGTCCTGGACTGTCtcttgtaaaagaaataaaagattctACCTCTCAGCATGACGACGATAACATCTCAACAACCAGTGGCTTCTCCTCTAGAGCATCTGATAAAG ATATCACAGtttcaaaaaatacttcagcacCACTACTCTGGTCCACAGAAGCTGAAAGATCTCATTCTCTCTCGCAACATCCTGCAGCTAGCTCTAAAAAACCTGCGTTCAATTTATCTGCTTTTGGATCTCCCTCACCT TCACTTGGAAACACTTCTGTCTTTAAGACAAGCCAGCTTGGGGATTCTCCGTTTTACCCTGGAAAGACCACTTATGGTGgcgcagctgcagcagcaagggagACAAAAGCGCGAATTGCTCCTTATCAG CCACCAGTAAGGAGACAAATGAAAGCGAAACAAGCAAGTGTGCAATCCTATGGCGTGACAAGTTCCACAGCGCGGCGTATCTTGCAGTCACTGGAGAAGATGTCAAGTCCTTTGGCG GATGCTAAAAGGATTCCGTCTTCTGTTTCTAGTCCACTGTCTTCT cCTGTGGACAGGAACTTGCTGAATATTACTAGCTTCCAATCCAAGCGCAAACAG GTCACCTGCTTGGTGCATGAAGGGGTGGTGGATATAGTGTTCTGGACTGTAGGAAGGCTTTTGgtactgtccctcacagcatccttctggacaagctGTCCAGCTGTGGATGAGCAG ATGGAATCACAGCACCCACCTGTCCAGAAACTCGTGACACCAAAGGCGATCTCTCTGCCAGGGAGTCGGACCCAGTATTTTAAACCATCTCTGACTCCAGCTACTGATTCCAGCAAAATTCACCAGAGGGTGGATATAAAGCACAAA GGCATGAGAGAGAAGAGTTCTCCTGCAGAACAGAGAATAAAACCATCTGAAAG CAGTGTGACCCACCCCAAATTCAGTACTCCTGCATCCAATGGTCtgtctgcaggaggaggagtTGGTGGTGGCGGTGGCAAGATGAGAAGGGAAAGAGGGGTACACTATGTATCAAAACCTGGACAAGAACAAGAG GAAGTGGAGGAACCGGTACTACCAAAAGTACCCCTACCCATCAGTACTGCATCGCTGCCTTCCTTCAACTTTACTTTCCTTACCAGTAGTAGTGTCTCATCATCACCGAGCACTGTTTCCACAGCAGTGATGAACAAG gtaCAACCAGCAAGTAATGTTGGCAGTCCTGTGTTCAGATTTTCATCTCCAATTGTGAAATCTACTGAGGCAGAAGTGCTACCTCCATTGTCT CAGATGGGGTTTACATTTAGTGTTCCTGTTGTAAAATCAGCAGAGCTTTCTGGATCCAGTGATACACCAGTGACGTCCTTCCTTACTCTAG atactgCCACTGTAAACAGCATCAGcaataagaaggaaaaagaagaagaatacGATGGCCCCTCCAAACCTGTGAAGGTCTTAAAGGAAGGAAGTGTGTTAGACATTCTAAAAAGCCCTG gtTTTACATCTGTGAAAACACACTCTCCAACATCTGCACAGCCTGTTACAAGCACAGTGGTCTATACAAGGCCTGCAATAAGTAGTTTTTCTGCAGTTAAAGACACCTCTAAACAAGTATCCTCATTTTGGCAGTCTGACCTACATGACCCATGTCTGCAGAACAAAACTACAGATGGCAAATGTGTAACATGCGAAGCTGCTAAAGTGTCCACAGTTGAGAGTACGAAACAGACAATAAGCTCAAGTCCATGTGTCGCCTCTAAGGCAGCCGTCCCTACAGCAGGGACACTGGGCTTTGAAGACAAATTTAAAACAGCACCCAACACATGGGATTGTGATACCTGTCTGGTCCAGAACAAACCTGAAGCTACGAAATGTATAGCATGTGAGACACCAAAGCCTGGAACGGGAGTAATGCCTGCTCTGACATTGCCAGTGGTCACAGACAACTCGGTGACAGTGACATCGTCTTCCACCAGCACTGACACAGCAGTCACTTTGGGGTTTGGAGACAAATTTAACAAGCCAAAAGGGTCTTGGGACTGTGCGGTGTGCCTTGTATCAAATAAGGCAGAAGACAGCAAATGTGTAGCTTGTCAGTCCGAGAAACCAG GGAGTTCAGTGCCTGTCACCAGTAGCAGTGTTTCTAcgttttctgcttcttctggaGGATTTCTGGATTTAGACAAATTCAAAAAGCCCGAAGGAAGCTGGGACTGTGAGGTCTGCTTGGTCCAAAACAAAGCGGAAGCCACAAAATGTATAGCCTGTGAATGTGCAAAGCCAGGCACCAAAGCAGAGGTCAAAG GCTTTGGTACTGCTCCTGTGTCCACAAATGCTGCAATGCCATCATTTACCTTTGGTGTCCAGTCGTCCTCCTCTGAATCTGCTCATACGTTGGGTAGCACAGGAAACTTTAAATTTGGAGAACAGGGGAGCTTCAAGTTTGGCATTGCGTCCGAATCTGCATCCTCCAACACTGTGACTGGGGGATTTAAGTTTCCTGCTAGTTCAGGGGACTTCAAATTTGGACTTTCTTCCTCAGACTCTAAATCAGAtgacagtaaaaaagaaaataaaactaacagTTTTACCTTTGGACTTCCATCTACAAGCAGTCAGGCTCCTTCAACATTTCAGTTTGGGACAGCGAGCCTGGGacagcaggagaagaaagaggaacCAGTTTTGGGAGGCTTTGGTTTTGGCACAAGTTCGACTTCTTCCATAGCTACCAATGAGAATAAGACTGGAGTCAGTGGCTTCACTTTTGGAACTGTGGCAGAAAAGGAGGGAGCATCACCTGCGTTTCCATTTAAGAAATCAGATGAGAAAAAGGATGACACCCTTTCAACAAAGGGAGGCTTCTCTTTCGGCAGTGTGGAGTCTGCACCTGCCTCACAGTTTGTTTTGGGAaggacagaagagaaacaggacTCTGTCACTTCTGCTGCTTCACTAGCATTTGGAAAGAAAGCTGACAATGAAGAGTTAAAGGCACAACCTATCTTTTCAGCTGGGACCGCTGAGCATACCAAAGAGGAGAGCACAGCAAAACCTATGttcaatttcagttttgttaaacCATCAGAGAAGGAAAGTGAGCAGGCAAAGCCATCTTTCGCGTTTGGGGCACAAACCAGTACTTCAG ATCAAGGAGCAGCAAAGCCATCCTTCAGCTTCTTGAGCTCTAGTTCCTCCAGCACAGTCGTACCCACCACTTCAGCCAACAGCAGCAGTATGTTTGGCAGCACGCTCTCTTCCTCAAATCCTCTGCCGGTTCCCGCTCCCTTCGTGTTTGGACAACCCAGTAACACTGTGAGCAGCTCTGTTTTTGGCAGTTCCGCAGAATCTGCAGCGTCTCAGTCATTTGGCTTCTctcaagaaaacaaaccagcaacCACATCTTCTAGCACTGGCACGGCTCatgcttcatttctctttggTCCGGGAGCCAGCAGTACCAATGCAGCGAATTCAGGCTTTACCTTTGGAGCCACAACCACATCGAGTTCCACAG GGGCGTCCTCTTCGTTTGTGTTTGGCTCTGGGCCTCCAGCgcctgctgctggcccagcaTTTGGTGCCACTCAGCCACCGGCGTTTGGCCAGAGCCAGGGGTCCAGCCAGCCCAGCGCCCCAAGTTTTGGATCGCTGTCGACAACGTTGTTTTCAGCTAGTGCTcagcctgctcctcctgccttcGGCGCGGTGAcgagcagcacccagccctcaGTGTTCGGGCAGCAAGCGACCCCGCAGCCGGGTTTTGGCTCTGCTACCCCCAGTACCG GTTCTGTATTCCAGTTTGGAAGCAATACTTCTAATTTCAACTTTCCAAGTAACCCAAGAATATTTACTTTTGGTGCAAATTCTCCTGCGCTGGCAGCACCGGCCCAGCCTTCTGGCTCTTCGGGATTTCCGttcagccagcctgcagcattTACAGTGGG GACTaatgggaaaaatgttttctctgcctCTGGATCTTCGGTTTCTGGTCGGAAGATAAAGACTGCAGTTAGACGTAGAAAATAA